In the Malus domestica chromosome 16, GDT2T_hap1 genome, one interval contains:
- the LOC103428371 gene encoding pentatricopeptide repeat-containing protein At1g63330-like: MLANEITPNAYTYTVIIKELASCSLRDPNFPHFVKFAKMYFVEMLDKRLQPTSGTYIALFEKLDEGRDRKEFGELIKAKGFVLPLDDFHTAERDQEIPFITEGLVEAAFRQRKVFENATKDTNDKEMQQTFEKMRTNWIVEEAWTMYHGLLKDNQVDQANEFYKQNNRGIIPDVAIHTVVIEAYANAGKANGALKAYKHMLANGVDPNLYTYSVLIKALSADSDFVLIARKYFLEMLDKRIIPNSDIYKAMSKGAKAEDMEFMEFAEAVLAKRIKVLNEKDGKEGDPEDLETILLMLEYGIPIKAESYNMIIKMIAFHNPCPSAVQYAKKYFLQMLEKGMQPDSGTYTLVMKAIACQSDSKTKVIEEAREFMKQIKDKGLVLDNPSYFEFHDHLEDAVDTFRMFEYATRIDDEEMKEIFLKWRIDREAVMKFGFDMLSGLVDDGYGDEAFELFEPVFETGIYPSFVMHTTIIQAYVAAGKIKGAFDAYLRMLAAKITHNLYTYSVLIKALSADPNLFKSAKVNLLDMMKKKMHPNAGTYTAVFEGFTRQGDKGVDEGREFLNQMKGNGFEPDEGAVREVLRGRKGEVVQEVMEILFDKSHLPCVSSLTNRLQNIMQ, translated from the exons ATGTTAGCAAACGAGATAACCCCCAATGCGTACACCTATACCGTGATCATCAAGGAACTTGCTTCTTGCTCCCTTAGGGACCCTAATTTTCCACATTTCGTTAAGTTTGCAAAGATGTACTTTGTGGAAATGTTGGACAAAAGATTGCAGCCAACTTCTGGCACCTACATTGCCTTGTTTGAGAAACTTGATGAGGGCAGAGATAGAAAGGAGTTTGGAGAGCTGATTAAAGCTAAAGGGTTTGTGCTTCCTCTAGATGATTTTCATACAGCTGAGAGGGATCAAGAAATTCCATTTATCACTGAAGGCCTAGTTGAAGCTGCTTTTCGTCAAAGGAAGGTGTTTGAAAATGCTACCAAAGACACTAATGATAAGGAAATgcaacaaacatttgaaaagaTGCGCACCAATTGGATTGTGGAAGAAGCATGGACAATGTATCATGGTTTGTTAAAGGACAACCAAGTTGATCAAGCCAATGAATTCTATAAACAGAACAATAGGGGAATAATTCCCGACGTGGCCATCCATACTGTCGTGATTGAGGCCTACGCCAATGCTGGGAAGGCTAATGGTGCTCTCAAGGCTTACAAGCACATGTTGGCCAATGGGGTCGACCCCAATTTGTACACTTACAGTGTACTGATCAAGGCATTGTCTGCTGACTCGGATTTCGTTCTGATTGCCAGGAAATACTTTCTTGAGATGTTGGACAAGAGAATAATACCCAATAGTGATATCTATAAAGCCATGTCCAAGGGAGCTAAGGCAGAGGACATGGAGTTCATGGAGTTTGCTGAGGCTGTGCTAGCTAAGAGGATAAAAGTCTTAAATGAGAAAGATG GCAAAGAAGGCGACCCAGAAGACTTGGAAACAATCTTGCTCATGTTAGAATATGGGATCCCAATTAAGGCTGAATCATACAATATGATCATCAAGATGATCGCCTTCCATAATCCTTGCCCCTCTGCTGTTCAGTATGCTAAGAAGTACTTTCTACAAATGCTTGAGAAGGGAATGCAGCCTGATTCCGGTACCTATACCCTCGTGATGAAGGCCATTGCCTGCCAGTCGGACAGCAAGACGAAGGTGATAGAGGAGGCCAGAGAGTTTATGAAGCAAATTAAAGATAAGGGTCTTGTGCTTGACAACCCAAGTTATTTTGAGTTCCACGACCACCTTGAAGATGCAGTTGATACATTCAGGATGTTCGAATATGCCACCAGAATCGATGACGAGGAGATGAAAGAAATCTTCTTGAAGTGGCGCATCGATCGAGAGGCAGTCATGAAATTTGGATTTGATATGCTCAGTGGTCTGGTGGATGATGGCTATGGGGATGAGGCCTTTGAGCTTTTTGAGCCGGTCTTTGAGACGGGCATATATCCCTCATTTGTCATGCACACAACTATCATCCAGGCCTATGTTGCTGCTGGCAAGATTAAGGGAGCTTTCGATGCCTACCTTCGCATGTTAGCGGCTAAGATCACTCATAACTTGTACACTTATAGTGTCCTCATCAAGGCACTCTCTGCTGATCCAAACTTGTTTAAGTCTGCCAAGGTTAACTTGCTGGatatgatgaagaagaaaatgcATCCTAACGCAGGTACCTACACAGCAGTGTTTGAGGGCTTTACTCGGCAGGGGGACAAGGGAGTGGATGAGGGAAGGGAGTTTTTGAATCAGATGAAGGGCAATGGATTTGAGCCTGACGAGGGCGCTGTGAGGGAGGTGCTAAGAGGAAGAAAAGGTGAAGTGGTCCAAGAGGTCATGGAAATTCTGTTTGACAAATCTCACCTGCCTTGTGTTTCTTCCTTGACAAACAGGCTTCAGAACATCATGCAGTGA